A segment of the Cervus elaphus chromosome 24, mCerEla1.1, whole genome shotgun sequence genome:
cgaagagtagcccccgctacCCGCAATTAGAAAGAGCCAGCgcaacaaccaagacccagtgtggtcaaaaatacataaaaatttaaaattccctCCATTAAACACAAACACACCTCCCTCCAGCGGGTGACTGGGTCATGAGGCGGActagagaaaaacaggaaaatttcAGGCACACAGTTAAGAGTGTaacacctccccttccccacagcTTCGCTGACGGACTTATTTAAAGCTGCCCTTAGGCTTCAACTAGTCTCTCTTCATCCCAAGCTTACTCTTCCTTTCACGCCTCACTCCGCTGGAAATAGGGGGAAAGAGCTCTGTCAGATACTTTTCAACCTCTCCGGTCGCTCCTGCACTTCTCACTGTTGCAAGGTACGTCAGAAAAAAGCTGCCAACCATTCTCACAGGCTACCTGTGAGACCGCAACCAGAGGAGCTCTCCCTCAGGATTTGCCTTATTCACCATTTAATTAGCCGCCAGGACGTTCAactgtgtggaaatacaaaatgcAGCCTTACTTAAACGGACTGTGAGAGACTTCGCGCTGTGGCCTTGCCGCGGTCCCTTCGAGAGCCCTCTGGCGCCACAAGCCGTCTGGGTGTCGTGAGCCGGGAGGTTCCGCGCCGTGTCATCCTGGCCGCTAACGTTCGCTGCGCGGCCTGTCGCACCTTCGCACCTTCTCGCACAGTCGCGCTCGGTGGCGGAGTTCAGCCCGCCCCCTCTGCGGTCTGCCACAGCGGCCAGCAGCCGGCCCCGCCCCTACCCAGCCTCGCCCTATGGCGACGCGGCGGGGGCGGGACTGAGTCCCTCTCTCTCGGGGGCCACGCCCCCGGGATCCACGCCCCCGCGGTAACCCTCATTTGCTGCCGCGCCGGTGTCTCTCCAGGGTTGCCCGATTGGAAGGGTCCTCGAAGGGACGCCGGGGCCTCGGTCCCCCTAAGAGCAGACACGGTGCCTCCACCTCGCCCCGCCATGTCCCCTCCCTGAGCGGAGTCCTGGTGTTGGCTGGTCTAAGGGAGGAGGGCTGAGGTGAGATTCTCCGCCTACCACAGCTATCGTGGCGTGGGGATGCGAAGGGAGGGAACGGAGGAGGGGCCCGGGGAAGGAAAGGGATGTGGCCCACAGACTTGAGCACCGACTTTAGGAATTCTTCACTCGCCTCCTGCcattcttccccacccccagcctctgggCCCTTCTCTCTGGATGGGTAGCAGGGATAGAAGGAGATTCTTCACTGACTACCCGTTGTACCTTTTTAGCTGTGAACCatgtttgttattgtttagtcgctaagtcatgtccgactctttgcgaccccatggactgtaacccaccagactcctcggtccatgggattctccaggcaagaatattggagtgagttaccattccttcctccagggatcttcccgacccagaaatcgaactcgAGTCTTCTACTCCTCCTTTattgctgacagattctttaccgctgagccactggggaagcccgaaAATACAGGACGCCCGGTTAAATTTGAATGTcagataaacattaaaaattttagtatAAGTATACCCCAAATATGGGATATActcacaccaaaaaagaaaaagctttcattGTTTACTTAACATTCAAACATGACTGGGCACTCTGTATTTTATTTGGCATCCCTACACCCCAAATATTAGCTCGAGAGGGAAAGcctacaattttcttttttcagttttctgttttcatttcttaaattgTTAGCCCAAAGTTAAATTGTTAGCCCACAGCCTCACTAGTCTATAGATGCAAATGAATTCACTTAGAAATAACAAATGTCCTTGGCCCGCCCGTCTCCCAGTGCAGGACTTTGTCCCTCTGAGATACCTCACTCTGGGGCTTCCCCCAAAGAGGTTCCTCGGCTCCTGTGGTAGTCGGGCGCCCACAGTCCCCTAGGCCACAGGAGGGCAGCGGTTACTTGCCTGCGCAGTGCGGCTGAGCCTGTGCCTCAGCGCCCCCTGCTGGTAAATTCCAGACTGCAATCTCGGGGGCTGCCCGAGGATCCTGGGCTCCACCATCCAACAGCTGAGCGAGTTCCTTCAGGGAGAGAGGAaggcctcttcttcctcctctcatcGGACTAACAGCAGATGGCCTCTCCAACTCCCCTCGCtgccccacctcctccttcctcacGATGCTCAAGCCTCCTCTTGCCTCCCTCCACCTCAGATGTCCAGCCTGGCTCTGCACTGATCAAAGACTCCTCAAATGCTAGGCAGGAGCAAGGGTCACAGTCAGCTGCCTCTCCTGCTGCATCACTCACACCGCCCAGGTTCTGCCCTAGACAGCCAGATGAGCTTGTATCCATTTAAACCTCCTATCCTCACCCCAGTGGTGCCTTGGCCAGTCTGTAGCAGCTCCTTTCAAGGAAGgatgacttatttattttctgtctctccatCAGGCAGGACTCAGACCTCCTAGCACAACCGGCACAGGGCAGAGTGAACAAATTCTAGCAAAATGAAGACTGAGAGGCTGGGGCGGGGATGAAAGGACCTCCCTGGATCAGAGGCAaagtgtgattttctttttttttttttttaataaagacacTTCATTTACAGATAATACAAAATAAACCACAGGACAAACTACTGTGCAGGAGGAGGGACAGTCCCCATTttaacccccctccccatcccaaaataagttatataaaaaatttaaaaggcccTAGAAGGAGGGAGGGGTAGGGCTGGAAGCACCTTTACTGATTGGGGATTGGGGCCTGCAGTCCTCAGCCACTCTATTCCAGGGCAGAGTGGGCCCTGGCTTGCTCCCTTTCAAGTCCTGGGCCTGGCAAGGAGGGGACATAGCTACAAGGGCAGTTGGTGGTCATTATTGaggctcccaggccagggatcccAGCTTCTGACTCTAAAGGGTTGGAGTAAGTAGGGTGGTGAGTGGCACTGGGGGTGGGCACGGGGTTGGCATTATTGCAGTGCTCCAGTCATCTTCCTCCTGGCCCTGGACACAGGTCTGCACCAGGCTCTGGGGAGCAGCCATGTCAGGGAAGGAGTGTGGGGATCCTCAAAGCGACGATGTTGTTGAGTCCACCACCTCGCGGCCGTTGCAAACAGTGGGGACAAACTGGGAGCCAGACCCTAGGAAGAGGAAACTGGAGGTTGGGGCTAGTCTTGAGGTCCCTTCAGTCAGTGGGCATCAGTGAGGCAGGACTGCGGAAAGTAGctcaccaccccctcccaccccgctcCTGTTCAGCCTCATCTGGGGGGCACTCCACCCCCAGCCAAAGAATCTCAGTAACCCAGGAAGTGGCCCCCATGCTGAGAGTTGGGGCAGGGGCTTATCATAGATGGACGCTGACCTTGGCCGAGGCTGGAGCTGGCTCTGGCAGCTGCGCTGCCGAAGCGGCTGGTGGGCGTGCGGTGGCTGACCACGTTCTTTTGCGGCTGAAACAGGATGATGTGCAGCTTGGGTGCAAACAGACAGCCGAGCACCACAGAGCCACTGAGACTTACCGACACGCACATGGTGGTGGTCTGCACCTGCAGTGGGAGAGGTCAAGGATGAGTCTGTCCCAAGGCCTGGACCTGGCCCCGGGAACCCTGCCCAGGTGGTGGGGTCCCAGCAGTGGGGACCATAAGCATCCAGCCCTGGGCCTTGGTCCATTTGCCAAGTCCCAGAGAATTTTTAGGAAGGTTGGGCACAGTCCCAGCATCAGCCTCAGTGCACCGTCTTCCAGGAAGACCAAAGTTCTAGCTGTGGGGTTAGGGTGAACATGCAAGGTGCATGTATGCATGGGAGTGTGTGTGCAGACATGTGTCTGTGTGGGGGGTGCAGGCATGGAGTGCTGGCATGTAGTCGCATGTGTATCTGTATGcgggtgtgtgtgtaggggatGGTGAGAGTAGGCAGTTGTGTGTGAAACTGTAGGATGCATGTGTACGGATGTGTGTAGGTGGGTAGATGTGGATGCATGCCAGGTGTGCAGgtatatgcacatgtgtgtgaatgtagggatatgtgtgtgtgcactcgtGTTTGGGGTTGGTGTGTGTACCTCCCAGCTGAGTCCTTAGCCACTTATGACTGGCATGCAAGTGCAAATGATATGCAAATGCAGGTTGAGTCAGAGCAGATTCCCTCCCCAGCTCATCCTCCACCGCCCAGGCAGGTGGCCCAGCAGGCGCTCGCTCGAGCAGCCAAGCCcagctggccctggccctggccctgcccaccatACCTCTGTCCTGAGGGAGGGGGCCTTTGCAGGGGCTGTTGCCTCGATTTTCCTGCTCCTTTAATTGTTAAGATTGTCAGCTCAGACCCTACTCTATACTCCCATGCTGAGTGACCTAAGGGAAGGGATTGAACCTCCCTgagtctccatttcttcatctgtaaaatggagagagtCATGGAATTTACTACACAGTCATGAGGACCACTGAAGACTATCCTCTTATTGTTAAGAACGCCGCTCACCTGTCACCTCCTCGGAAAAGCCTTCCCTGAGCACCCCATCTGAACCAGCCATTGTCCCTTGAAGCTGAGCAGACCCATGGAGCATTCAGTGCCAGTTGGAATTTTGCTTGGAAGTCATCAACTGGGGTACAGTTTTCACCTGCTTTGATCTTCCCAAGCTCTACATCCCAGATCACCTCCCGCTCCTTGCTTCACCTTTCCTGAATCCCCTGGTTTCATCTCTCAaccccagagtcacacagctccGGGGGTGCCCCGTCACACTGCCCAGCTCCGAGGGGCATCAGAGCATCACACTCTTCGGGGCTGCTGGCTCCACAGCCCCGCCCTGCCATTCTCATTCCTGCCTCCTTCTCACCTCTGCCTACCTTTCCATCATGTATACCCCCCACTGAAACTCAAGGcagagggcagtggggagggcagtgcaGACCCTCTGTTCCAATCAGTTTCCATATTGActgtcctccccacctccaccctacCTATTCCAGCCTGACTGCACTGCAGAGTTCAGTTCCAGGACTCCTTCTAGGCCCCACTCAGCCTTCCCACTTGCCCTGGAGTCCAGTCCCAATTGGGCCACCATAAGCTGTGAGCTCCTGGGTGAGCATTTAACCTGTTGGAGCCTCAGAGTTATCAGAAGACTCAATGAGGGAGGTACCAGGAATCAGAAGGTCCCCTGTCCTGCTCTgccgccccccacccacctcagCCTGCCCTGGAGCAGGTCGCTCACCCGGTAGTCACTGGAGGTGACATAGAAGATGGGCAGGAAGGCCAGCCAGATAATGCAGGTGGTGTACATGGTAAAGCCGATGAACTTGGCCTCATTGAAGTTTTCGGGGCACTTGCGGGTCTTGAAGGCATAGAGCGTGCAGAGTGCAATGAGGAGCACATTGTAGGCCAGCGAGCCCAGCATGCTTGCATCGCGGTGGTTGCAGCGCAATGTCACTACCTCCCGCCGCTCAGGGGCTGTCTCCTTGCCTGTGCCCGGGGCCTCCACCACCAGCCAGGTGGCCACGATGAGCAGCTGGCCTGAGATAAGGGCCAGGCAGATGGCCACCTGCGAGGCAGGGCTGATGAAGCGCGGCCGCTGGGCTCCCTCCCGGGCCCCACCGAAGATGCGCGCAATGCGGTTGGTCTTGGTGAGCAGGGCTGAGTAGCAGACGGAGAAGGCAGTGCCCAAACCGAGGCGCCGTAAGGTGCACACCGCTGTGGATGGCTTGGCAATGAAGACGAAGGTCATGCAGTAGCAGAGGAAGACGCCGCCCAGCAGGATGTAGCAGAGCTCTCGGCCCGAGGCCTTGACCACAGGGGTGGCGTTGTGCCTCACAAAGACACCCAGGACAAACAGGGTGGCCAGGGCGCCTAGGCAGGCGATGGTGACAGGTCCCACGGCCCAGGCATCACCCCAGCGGATGTATTCCTGGGGCAGCTCGAAGCAGCCAGTGAGGCTGGCATTGGGCCAGTAGCCCAGGCCACAGTCGGCGCAGGTGAACTCATCCAGTCGGTACTCGTAGGGCTGGCAGGGAATGCAGAGCCAGCAGCAGACCTCCCCCGGCTGCACGCTCTTCACCTCATTCTGGAGGCAGGGCTCACTGCAGCGAGAGGCGGGCAGGGGACCGGCTGAGGGTGAGGCCCACGGGATGAGGCTGGTGTCCAGGGTCAGGCCTTCTGCCCAATAGCCCACCTTCTGGTAGCGATAGCGCCCACCGCCTGCCCGCAGGTAGGTGAAGATGTTGTAGCGACCAATACCGTCCCCAAAGCGGTCGAAGCGGACCTCGCTGTGGGTGTCAGCTGGGCGGAAGGGGGCTGGGGtcggggagggaaggaagagagggttGGATTGGTTCATCCTGATGTGACCTCAGCCCTAACATGGAACCCAAACCCCAGAGCTGAAGTCCCTTGTCCTTCTGATCCTCGCCCCAGCACTAAAGCCTGCCTAACCAGCTATTTTTCTAAATGAGAGGCCTAAATAAATAACAGACCCCAAGCCCAAGCCCCAAACAGAACCCCAGGCTTAAAGTTCAGGCATCTCCACAAACCTAATGCCCACACCAACCCAACCATGACTCCCAAAACCCAGTCTTAGACCTTCCAACCCAGACCCCAACGGTATCCCAAAACACACCACAGCCCTTTCTCCAAACTTAACATGGAGACCCCCAAAAGCTAAACTTGACCTTAGGTCTAGTCCTGGTCCTACTTAATCCCATCAGTGATATCTCCAGCCCCCCACCAGTCCTAACACTGATTGCTGTATAAGTGAATCCCAACCTCAGTGGTCACCTGGAGGATTCCTTCTAGATGTGCTTGGCAGGCAGCTCACAAGTcactccactccccacccccatccccctgtGATCCTCACATCGCCCAACCAGGCTGAGAAGGCAGGGACCCCATCATCCCAGGTCTCAGTGACACATGGTATTCAAGTTAGCAGATGATATGCTTAAGACCCCAAGGTGAATGGTGCTGCCTGGAGTCAAAGGCAGGTCCCCCACAGCCTCTCCTCTTTCTACCCAGTCCTCGAAGTCTTCAAAATCCAACTTGAGCCCTACTATAAATTCCACTTAGCCCAGAGGGCTAAATTTAGCCTTGTTCTAATGTCAACCCAATCAGACCCAAATGCAGCAGTAACCCCCAGCCTGACTCTCCCATAACTCTGAATGTCAATCTTATAGGAATTGCTACTCTTCTTGATCCTGATCCAGAGCTCCAAGCTCTGGCACCCTCTCTCACTGCTCCTGCAGTCATTCTTTCTGAAGCACAGAGATGACTCtgtggcatttatttttcttgaagctGGAACTTCTATTAAGATAATTTTGGTTTGAAGAGACTGTGGCCACCTTGAGTGGAAAAGCAAGATTAGGAATAGAAATTTTCCTGAAAAATACAGGGTCATCCTGATGCACCTTTATTCTCACTCTCTCTGATATCCTGCTGCCTGACAATGGGCTTGAGGTCTCCCGATCTCTACTCCCTGCATGATAAGAGGCAGGAGATAGAAGGCAAGGCCCAAGCAGGAAGCAGAGACCCTTACAGTGCAGAGCCAGGCCAGATGTCTACCCTCTGGAAGGATGTCAGGAAGTGGCACCTCAGGCCTGGCTCCTGTTGGAGTCTTCCCTGCCTGGCTGGCCTTGTCCCAACTCTGACACCAGCCCCTTGGGTAAATCCCTGACTTGTGGTGGGCTGTATTTTCCTAGCCATGTGCTAGAACCTGAGGGCCTGCTCCCTCTCACCCTCCGAGAGACAGCAGCTTGGTGGACCTGGCCGGCACCATTACCATCGAACTTGACATTGAGCACGAAGTCCTTGTAGAGGCGGCGCCCGTTGACAGGCCGCATTGCATCACAGAGGCGGGTGGTGTTGGGGCAGAGGGCGCGATGCATGTTGTGCAGGGCATGGGCCATGGCATACACCGCATTGACCACAAACATGATCTTGGACTCTTGCTCAAAGGGCACGGCCCGCAAGGAGTGAGCTGCACAGTCTTGCTGTCGGAAGCTGCAGTGGAACCTCTGCTCCCAGAACTCACGGAACCAGGGGTTCCGGCTGTTGTTCCATGGGTCCAGGCTCTGGAAGTAGGAGGCAAAGTCGCTGATGGGGTAGGAAGCCAGCTCTATGGTGATGGCGCCTTCAGCAGCACCCTCGCTGCCTGCCACCACACTCTCCAGGGCCCCCCAGCCATCGCTAGCCACCCAGGTAAAGCTGGCATTGAGGCGCTGGGTGGCAGCGAGGAGCTCACGGGCGTCCTCGGAGCGGGTGAACAGGACAGCCACGCGGGCACTGGGCTTCTGCAGCAGGGCTCGCACCACGCCCTCGAAGGCTGCGCGGCTCATGGCGCGGCCCACCTTCTCCGAGGTGGCCACGCAGATGTTGCGGGCGCGGGCCTCTAGTTCAAAGGCTTCGATGCCTGTCTCACCATAGTCACCCTCGGATGCCACGGTGGATACATAGGTCCAGTTGAAGAAGCGGAGAATCTCAGCCATGGCTTTGGCTTGGAAGAAGTCGGGAGGCACTGTGCGGGCAAAGTAGTCATAGCGGGACTTATCACTCAGCTTGGCACTGGTAGAGGCATAGCTGATCTGAGGGATCTGAAATAGCCGCAGGAGGTTGGCCACCTGCAGTGGGGCGGGCATGGATGGGGGTGGTCGAGAGGGCAGAGATAGAGACCAAGTCAAATGCTGGAGACAGCTGTGCCCCTCAACCCAGCTATCAGACTTTGGGATCAAGTGCCCATGTGGTCATCTATGATGTCTCCCTCTCTCCAAAGACCTACATCGTCTTGATGTGTCTTCTCCCTGGGGACAGCAAGTTTTCTGTCCCTTCCTAAGGGCTCAGAAAGACCTAGGGCCAGGGCACCAGGGTCCTGAGCCACActcaaaccccccccccccctgtcTCCCTTCAGATGAACAGCTGTAGCAAAAAGAGAGAGCTAAGGAAAAACCTAAGTCCTGGGTGGAGATAGGTTGGCCGTTGGCTGCACAGGGACGAGGCACTGCATGACCTCTGGGATGCTCAGGGGTCTTAAGCTCTCTACCCCAGAGTCAACGCTGCTGGGATGatggaaagagaaggagaaggctccctgaagaaggaagactAAGATTTGAGGGCTCCATAGCCCTGA
Coding sequences within it:
- the GRM2 gene encoding metabotropic glutamate receptor 2 yields the protein MGSLLGFLALLLLWGAVAEGPAKKVLTLEGDLVLGGLFPVHQKGGPAEECGPVNEHRGIQRLEAMLFALDRINRDPSLLPGVRLGAHILDSCSKDTHALEQALDFVRASLSRGADGSRHVCPDGSYATHGDAPTAITGVIGGSYSDVSIQVANLLRLFQIPQISYASTSAKLSDKSRYDYFARTVPPDFFQAKAMAEILRFFNWTYVSTVASEGDYGETGIEAFELEARARNICVATSEKVGRAMSRAAFEGVVRALLQKPSARVAVLFTRSEDARELLAATQRLNASFTWVASDGWGALESVVAGSEGAAEGAITIELASYPISDFASYFQSLDPWNNSRNPWFREFWEQRFHCSFRQQDCAAHSLRAVPFEQESKIMFVVNAVYAMAHALHNMHRALCPNTTRLCDAMRPVNGRRLYKDFVLNVKFDAPFRPADTHSEVRFDRFGDGIGRYNIFTYLRAGGGRYRYQKVGYWAEGLTLDTSLIPWASPSAGPLPASRCSEPCLQNEVKSVQPGEVCCWLCIPCQPYEYRLDEFTCADCGLGYWPNASLTGCFELPQEYIRWGDAWAVGPVTIACLGALATLFVLGVFVRHNATPVVKASGRELCYILLGGVFLCYCMTFVFIAKPSTAVCTLRRLGLGTAFSVCYSALLTKTNRIARIFGGAREGAQRPRFISPASQVAICLALISGQLLIVATWLVVEAPGTGKETAPERREVVTLRCNHRDASMLGSLAYNVLLIALCTLYAFKTRKCPENFNEAKFIGFTMYTTCIIWLAFLPIFYVTSSDYRVQTTTMCVSVSLSGSVVLGCLFAPKLHIILFQPQKNVVSHRTPTSRFGSAAARASSSLGQGSGSQFVPTVCNGREVVDSTTSSL